A DNA window from Halomicrobium mukohataei DSM 12286 contains the following coding sequences:
- a CDS encoding STT3 domain-containing protein: MFDRITSLALTAALAVVALVRAHPLGSVYRGGNVVLSGNDPYYYRYWVERVLAESQSVFSLDTLAALPGGVTNGEPLLVATLWWVSELLGDGAAVVGDVMAWYPVVTAVVTAIFVYLLAVAVTGDRRVGLAAVLLFAIIPGHAMRTSLGFADHHAFDYPWLAATAYALTVLASVDRDAVTTSKTWLASALLGIVIAGQTLAWESAPLLIAAVGLAVAAVALAAVDQGESPLVPGAPILTGLTIAAGLAAAGHIFVGWHTPRVAFSPALVLGGVALALLVAEAVHRTTDDARHLLVIDAVLAPIGILTFREARPEDWEALLRGTGRITAERNIAETVGLFDPDSLGVLLLLGFTLVIAIPAMVAGVQRARTAPKWAVPTAYVWYFFGLATLSVRFVGELAPVLAVFAGIGFVRLAAWIDAVEALSVDATRAALPGLTVPDRRTLGTLTLIFLLVGSLGIVQVPVKTGQLTVEDSTYQSAAYVANHSAQLNESYPENYVLSQWGRNRVYNYFVNGASESYSYARQTYAEFLASPNADEWYSRFDGRVGYVVLSEDVNTTGGTAYAHLTDHYGSRTADRDGLAHFQPLYVTAGGEKLTYQVVPGANLTGQVAPNETVTVQTDVTIPGASFTYERQTTADAAGHYSVRVANPGTYTIETANETREATVQAGAVRNGTAVEG, translated from the coding sequence ATGTTCGACCGAATAACCTCCCTTGCACTCACCGCCGCGCTCGCCGTCGTCGCACTCGTTCGCGCCCACCCTCTCGGAAGCGTCTACCGGGGTGGTAACGTCGTCCTCTCGGGCAACGATCCCTACTACTACCGGTACTGGGTCGAGCGGGTCCTCGCGGAGAGCCAGTCGGTGTTCAGTCTTGACACCCTCGCTGCGTTACCAGGCGGTGTCACGAATGGCGAACCACTGCTGGTCGCGACGCTGTGGTGGGTCTCGGAACTCCTCGGTGACGGCGCGGCTGTCGTCGGCGACGTGATGGCGTGGTACCCCGTCGTCACGGCAGTCGTCACGGCGATTTTCGTCTACCTGCTGGCAGTCGCTGTTACCGGCGACAGACGCGTCGGTCTCGCGGCAGTCCTCCTCTTCGCGATTATCCCCGGCCACGCAATGCGGACCAGCCTGGGTTTCGCGGATCACCACGCCTTCGACTACCCGTGGCTGGCGGCGACGGCCTACGCGCTGACGGTACTCGCAAGCGTCGACCGGGACGCAGTCACGACCTCGAAAACGTGGCTCGCGAGCGCCCTCCTCGGGATCGTGATCGCCGGCCAGACGCTGGCCTGGGAGTCCGCGCCGCTGCTCATCGCGGCGGTCGGCCTCGCAGTCGCCGCTGTCGCCCTGGCAGCGGTCGATCAGGGTGAGTCCCCGCTCGTCCCCGGAGCGCCGATCCTCACCGGCCTCACGATCGCTGCTGGCCTCGCCGCGGCGGGCCACATCTTCGTCGGCTGGCACACGCCACGCGTCGCGTTCTCGCCGGCGCTGGTCCTCGGTGGGGTCGCCCTCGCACTCCTCGTCGCCGAAGCCGTCCACCGGACGACCGACGATGCGCGCCACCTCCTGGTCATCGATGCCGTTCTCGCTCCGATTGGCATCCTCACCTTCCGCGAAGCTCGCCCGGAAGACTGGGAGGCGCTCCTGCGGGGCACCGGACGGATCACGGCCGAGCGCAACATCGCCGAGACGGTCGGCCTGTTCGATCCGGACTCCCTGGGAGTCTTGCTCTTGCTGGGGTTTACGCTCGTCATCGCGATCCCGGCGATGGTCGCTGGCGTCCAACGTGCTCGAACGGCACCGAAGTGGGCGGTGCCGACCGCGTACGTCTGGTACTTCTTCGGACTCGCGACGCTGTCGGTCCGTTTCGTCGGCGAACTCGCGCCGGTCCTCGCGGTGTTCGCGGGCATCGGTTTCGTGCGACTCGCGGCCTGGATCGACGCTGTCGAGGCGCTCTCGGTCGATGCGACCCGCGCGGCGCTCCCTGGACTGACCGTGCCGGATCGACGGACGCTCGGGACGCTCACCCTGATCTTCCTGCTCGTCGGCAGCCTCGGAATCGTCCAAGTGCCGGTCAAGACCGGCCAGCTCACGGTCGAGGACAGCACCTACCAGAGCGCTGCCTACGTCGCGAACCACTCGGCCCAGCTCAACGAATCCTATCCGGAGAACTACGTCCTGAGCCAGTGGGGTCGCAACCGCGTGTACAACTACTTTGTCAACGGTGCATCGGAGAGTTACAGCTACGCTCGACAGACGTACGCCGAGTTTCTCGCGAGCCCCAATGCCGACGAGTGGTACAGTCGGTTCGACGGCCGCGTCGGCTACGTCGTCCTCTCCGAGGACGTCAACACCACCGGTGGGACTGCCTACGCACACCTCACAGACCACTACGGGAGTCGAACCGCAGATCGGGACGGACTCGCTCACTTCCAGCCACTGTACGTCACGGCAGGCGGCGAGAAACTCACCTACCAGGTCGTCCCCGGTGCGAACCTGACGGGGCAGGTCGCGCCCAACGAGACAGTCACAGTCCAGACGGACGTGACGATCCCTGGTGCGTCGTTCACGTACGAACGACAGACGACGGCCGACGCGGCCGGTCACTACAGCGTCCGCGTTGCCAACCCCGGCACGTACACCATTGAGACGGCCAACGAGACGCGGGAAGCGACCGTCCAGGCCGGCGCTGTCCGGAACGGTACGGCTGTCGAAGGCTGA
- a CDS encoding DUF4330 family protein: MQLIDDEGNVFGRVNVIDGLVVLLVLAVVVAGVSLVFGNNEQSEPDLPTTNVTLDLGPQPDYVVAEMNQGDSYSPGDNSNLTITDIYLSPQDDQTHVTVRAEIQDRPDDNSDGPTYADGLLRLGRTLDIATSRYEVSGQIRAIGGGTSLDRETTTVVVQDTVPATDARAITTGDEIRLAGRTIATVTDVAAYPTNKSAQRTVYVEAELETYAQRGERRFGNTQLRRGQTVTLPASEYTIDGRLERVGGGLDRGEVDVLVESTVDVETANRIAEGDIATVAGHETAEVQRVTTYATGNPDKAHVFVGITLQTLSDDQYQQFGSTHVQRGNNVEIETESYALSGPIRRVGALEERGTLSNRTVTLRMTDIREDTTDAIDVGMTEHSGGTTVARVTRVDIDPAVIIATDDSGSVNVVDHPFLRDVTLTTELRVRETTSGVRFKGDTIRQDSTVVLDLGTITVRTEVASIGG, encoded by the coding sequence ATGCAACTCATCGACGACGAAGGGAACGTCTTCGGACGCGTCAACGTCATCGACGGGCTCGTGGTCCTCCTGGTTCTCGCTGTCGTGGTTGCCGGTGTCTCGCTCGTCTTCGGGAACAACGAGCAATCCGAACCGGACCTCCCGACGACGAACGTCACGCTCGATCTCGGTCCCCAACCCGATTACGTCGTCGCGGAGATGAACCAAGGCGACTCCTACAGTCCCGGCGATAATTCCAATCTCACAATCACGGACATCTATCTCTCACCACAGGACGATCAGACGCACGTCACCGTCCGTGCTGAGATCCAGGATCGGCCAGACGACAACAGCGATGGTCCCACCTACGCTGACGGTCTCCTTCGCCTCGGCCGTACACTCGATATTGCCACGAGTCGCTACGAAGTTAGCGGCCAGATCCGTGCCATCGGCGGCGGAACCTCTCTTGATCGAGAGACGACCACTGTCGTCGTTCAGGACACAGTCCCGGCAACTGATGCTCGTGCAATTACGACTGGCGATGAGATCCGACTCGCGGGACGGACCATCGCCACGGTAACGGACGTAGCCGCGTACCCGACGAATAAATCGGCGCAACGAACCGTCTACGTCGAAGCCGAACTCGAGACGTACGCCCAGCGGGGCGAGCGTCGCTTCGGGAACACGCAACTCCGTCGCGGTCAGACAGTCACCCTCCCAGCGAGCGAGTACACGATCGACGGCCGACTCGAACGAGTCGGGGGCGGTCTCGATCGCGGGGAGGTCGACGTGCTCGTCGAGAGCACCGTCGACGTCGAAACGGCAAACCGAATCGCCGAAGGTGACATCGCGACGGTCGCCGGACACGAAACAGCTGAAGTACAGCGGGTCACGACGTACGCGACGGGGAATCCCGACAAAGCGCACGTGTTCGTCGGGATCACGCTTCAGACGCTATCGGACGACCAGTACCAGCAGTTCGGAAGCACGCACGTCCAGCGGGGCAACAACGTCGAAATCGAGACCGAGAGCTACGCACTGTCGGGACCGATCCGTCGCGTCGGCGCACTCGAAGAACGTGGTACGCTCAGTAACCGTACCGTCACGCTCCGGATGACCGACATCCGCGAGGATACGACGGACGCGATCGATGTGGGCATGACCGAACACTCGGGTGGCACGACCGTCGCCCGTGTGACCCGCGTCGACATTGACCCAGCGGTCATCATCGCCACAGACGACAGCGGTTCTGTGAACGTCGTCGATCACCCGTTCCTCCGTGATGTCACACTCACGACGGAGCTGCGGGTCAGAGAAACGACCAGCGGCGTCCGGTTCAAGGGCGACACGATCAGACAGGACTCGACGGTCGTGCTCGATTTGGGGACGATCACCGTCCGGACCGAGGTCGCCAGTATCGGCGGGTGA
- a CDS encoding DUF7342 family protein has translation MDEFDPAPEPDRQRWQAGTDTFGRVYDVLLGTTAPTPYAEIAETADCSPNAAKKHLDRLTEMDIARADTDGQPARYARNDAYFEWQEASRIAREHSVDDIVERVHELETKRSAYEERFDATDPSGVSAFDADGHDAVHERMAAIGDWQGIVREIRLYELARQITQNDGHLIPA, from the coding sequence ATGGACGAGTTCGACCCTGCTCCTGAGCCCGATCGCCAGCGGTGGCAAGCGGGCACGGACACGTTCGGGCGGGTGTACGACGTGTTGCTCGGGACGACGGCACCCACGCCGTACGCCGAGATCGCGGAGACGGCCGACTGTTCGCCGAACGCGGCAAAGAAACACCTCGATCGCCTCACGGAGATGGACATCGCTCGTGCCGACACGGACGGACAGCCCGCCCGGTACGCGCGCAACGACGCGTATTTCGAGTGGCAAGAGGCCAGTCGGATCGCTCGCGAGCACAGCGTCGACGATATCGTCGAACGCGTCCACGAACTCGAAACGAAGCGTTCGGCATACGAAGAACGGTTCGATGCGACCGATCCGTCGGGAGTCTCGGCGTTCGACGCCGACGGCCACGACGCAGTACACGAGCGAATGGCCGCGATCGGCGACTGGCAAGGGATCGTCCGTGAGATTCGCCTGTACGAACTCGCGCGCCAGATCACCCAGAACGACGGCCACCTCATCCCAGCGTGA
- a CDS encoding SWIM zinc finger family protein has product MTRSDPDSELDPDSRDLTPTRDAIRSICTAQSFQRGVEYVEDGRVRDLTVTGTEAEATVRGSHDYRTAVDLSVEGFDPQCSCPYDHAGECKHVVAVLLTVIEQSAELFDEHAEHDFGVPDHEMLTSGVAVDDRSTRHAVERAVDEADPETMRAFLRDVLAEDSDRREQFLVAVGTPAEKSVADYRREIDRKFEQATDRRGIVAYDTQLDFRQYYDRADTYREHGDHERALTIYRALAEGIQQNLDRIDDSGGHYAGQIERAMDVAVDCINEMESDAERRREFLDTLFEQYEATEYAFVMEYYDDALRSICETTADLEHLRSLLEPHLPSPVAEGDKRMDETETSEGDEGGLPDPTRDRLDADLLTGGVLDIDRLSESPLDVSDFVGETLATKLASTEAGGATAGDSQHSQTGLSAEAQTVVSTYAWVLSELDENEALRAVLEPVATETPTLCCRYVEALLADGSDERAPAALECGLDRFGHSRELHRFAADCYRDRDDERYRDLLQTMFVRFADWEAYDELVSACPDDEWESVFHGLVSQLGRLDADRLIDLYIREGEREKALSRVLDGEDPELLRQYQTDLADLDPEAYFETYREVLASHLADDTGRDHYRAVIGHLREMSQLAFDEELAAFVARLRESHSNRPALLDELDDARF; this is encoded by the coding sequence ATGACCCGCTCCGATCCCGATTCCGAACTTGATCCCGACTCCCGCGACCTGACACCGACCCGCGATGCCATCAGGAGCATCTGCACCGCACAGTCATTCCAGCGCGGCGTCGAGTACGTCGAGGACGGTCGAGTGCGCGACCTCACCGTCACAGGTACCGAGGCGGAGGCGACGGTCAGGGGAAGCCACGACTACCGAACGGCCGTCGACCTGTCAGTCGAGGGGTTCGACCCGCAGTGTTCGTGCCCGTACGACCACGCCGGCGAGTGCAAGCACGTCGTCGCGGTGTTACTGACTGTGATTGAACAGTCGGCAGAACTGTTCGATGAACATGCGGAACACGATTTTGGAGTGCCAGATCACGAAATGTTGACATCAGGCGTCGCGGTTGACGATCGATCGACACGGCATGCCGTCGAACGAGCTGTCGACGAGGCTGACCCGGAGACGATGCGGGCGTTCCTGCGCGACGTGCTCGCCGAGGACTCCGACCGTCGAGAGCAGTTTCTGGTCGCCGTCGGGACGCCGGCCGAGAAGAGCGTCGCAGACTATCGGCGTGAGATCGACCGGAAGTTCGAGCAGGCCACGGATCGCCGCGGGATCGTCGCGTACGACACGCAACTCGACTTCCGCCAGTACTACGACCGCGCGGACACCTATCGGGAGCACGGCGACCACGAGCGAGCGCTGACGATCTATCGAGCGCTCGCCGAGGGAATCCAGCAGAACCTCGACCGGATCGACGACAGCGGCGGCCACTACGCGGGCCAGATCGAGCGCGCGATGGACGTAGCCGTCGACTGCATCAACGAGATGGAGTCCGACGCCGAGCGGCGACGCGAGTTCCTCGACACTCTCTTCGAGCAGTACGAGGCGACTGAATACGCCTTCGTCATGGAGTACTACGACGACGCGCTCCGGTCGATCTGTGAGACGACCGCGGACCTCGAACACCTCCGTTCGCTGCTGGAGCCACACCTCCCCTCGCCTGTGGCGGAAGGCGACAAACGCATGGACGAAACGGAAACCAGTGAGGGCGACGAGGGTGGCCTCCCGGACCCGACCCGGGACCGCCTCGACGCCGATCTGCTCACCGGTGGTGTGCTCGACATCGACCGTCTCTCCGAGAGCCCGCTCGACGTATCCGATTTCGTCGGCGAGACGCTCGCGACAAAGCTCGCGTCGACGGAGGCGGGGGGCGCGACTGCAGGCGACAGCCAGCACTCCCAGACGGGACTCTCGGCCGAGGCACAGACGGTGGTCTCGACCTACGCTTGGGTGCTGTCGGAACTCGACGAGAACGAGGCACTCCGCGCTGTGCTCGAACCGGTCGCAACCGAGACCCCGACGCTCTGTTGCCGATACGTCGAGGCGCTCCTCGCGGACGGCAGCGACGAACGCGCCCCAGCGGCGCTCGAATGCGGACTCGATCGGTTCGGCCACTCACGGGAACTCCATCGCTTCGCGGCCGATTGCTACCGTGATCGCGACGACGAGCGCTACCGCGACCTCCTGCAGACGATGTTCGTCCGCTTTGCGGACTGGGAGGCCTACGACGAACTCGTGAGCGCCTGTCCCGACGACGAGTGGGAGTCAGTCTTCCACGGGCTCGTCTCGCAACTCGGACGACTCGACGCCGACCGGCTGATCGACCTCTACATCCGCGAGGGGGAACGCGAGAAAGCCCTGTCGCGCGTGCTCGACGGCGAGGATCCCGAACTCCTTCGTCAGTACCAGACAGACCTCGCCGATCTTGATCCCGAGGCGTACTTCGAGACCTACCGAGAGGTACTGGCGTCGCATCTGGCCGACGACACCGGGCGAGACCACTACCGGGCGGTGATCGGCCACCTCCGTGAGATGTCACAGCTGGCCTTCGACGAGGAACTGGCCGCGTTCGTCGCCCGGCTGCGAGAGAGCCACTCGAACCGCCCGGCGCTGCTGGACGAACTCGACGACGCCAGATTCTAG
- a CDS encoding type II toxin-antitoxin system VapC family toxin, translating to MTVLFDTNVLVAAVTADTDRSDEAIELLNQADDPHVSVLSLMELRSVLTKKKQFERERIEQIEQRISSRTTVTFPDASDMIAANRLQSETLLYPMDAMILAAADAIDATLVSFDSELVEHGAKLPTDVL from the coding sequence ATGACGGTTCTGTTCGACACGAACGTGCTCGTTGCAGCAGTGACAGCCGATACCGACCGTTCCGACGAAGCGATCGAATTGCTCAATCAAGCAGACGACCCCCACGTTTCCGTGTTGAGTCTCATGGAACTCCGCAGTGTGCTAACGAAAAAGAAGCAGTTCGAACGAGAGCGAATCGAGCAGATCGAGCAACGCATCTCGTCTCGGACAACAGTCACCTTTCCCGACGCGTCAGATATGATAGCAGCCAACCGGCTTCAGTCCGAGACCCTGCTGTATCCGATGGACGCGATGATACTCGCGGCCGCGGATGCGATCGACGCAACACTCGTCTCGTTCGATAGTGAGCTAGTTGAACACGGTGCGAAGCTGCCGACTGATGTCCTTTGA
- a CDS encoding aldo/keto reductase, whose amino-acid sequence MHYRRLGTTGLQVSPICLGTWRFGKEHEDSGVVETDREDAHELLDAFAERGGNFIDTANGYGGGDSERWIGEWLEDRDREDYVIASKCFWSTVSRFQENLSKKNVRAEVEGSLDRLGTDYLDVLYLHRFDDDTPIEQTLRAVDDLVSEGKVHNVGLSTADAWKLTKGLWKADVNNYEAFTVTQPLFHAAYYEDVAEYLDVCADQNLAVCPYSPLAGGFLTGKYERAGDGTYELDAPEDTRAQFDDRFLDFYVSERGWHVLDEVRAVAEEVDASPAQVALRWLMDQPDFDCVPIVGARTVDQLDENLGAIDVTISDDQFDRIFEARYDDDGSLYRTNA is encoded by the coding sequence ATGCACTACCGACGACTCGGTACCACGGGACTGCAGGTATCGCCGATCTGTCTCGGGACGTGGCGCTTCGGCAAGGAACACGAGGACAGCGGCGTCGTCGAGACGGACCGCGAGGACGCCCACGAGCTGCTCGACGCCTTCGCAGAGCGCGGCGGCAACTTCATCGACACCGCCAACGGCTACGGCGGCGGGGACTCCGAGCGGTGGATCGGCGAGTGGCTCGAAGACCGGGACCGCGAGGACTACGTCATCGCCTCGAAGTGCTTCTGGTCGACGGTCTCGCGCTTTCAGGAGAACCTCTCGAAGAAGAACGTCCGCGCGGAGGTCGAGGGATCGCTCGACCGGCTGGGCACCGACTACCTCGATGTTCTCTACCTGCATCGGTTCGACGACGACACGCCGATCGAGCAGACGCTGCGCGCCGTCGACGACCTCGTCAGCGAGGGGAAAGTCCACAACGTCGGCCTGTCGACGGCCGACGCCTGGAAGCTCACAAAGGGACTGTGGAAGGCGGACGTGAACAACTACGAGGCCTTTACCGTCACGCAGCCCCTCTTTCACGCCGCCTACTACGAGGACGTGGCCGAGTACCTCGACGTGTGTGCCGACCAGAATCTCGCGGTCTGTCCGTACTCGCCACTGGCCGGTGGCTTCCTCACTGGCAAGTACGAGCGTGCGGGCGACGGGACTTACGAGCTGGACGCGCCCGAAGACACCCGCGCCCAGTTCGACGATCGCTTCCTCGATTTCTACGTCTCGGAACGGGGCTGGCACGTCCTCGACGAGGTCCGAGCCGTCGCCGAGGAGGTCGACGCCTCGCCGGCACAGGTCGCTCTGCGGTGGCTAATGGACCAGCCGGACTTCGACTGCGTCCCGATCGTCGGCGCGCGGACCGTCGACCAGCTCGACGAGAACCTCGGGGCGATCGACGTGACCATCTCCGACGATCAGTTCGACCGGATCTTCGAGGCCCGCTACGACGACGACGGCAGCCTGTACAGGACGAACGCCTAG
- a CDS encoding VanZ family protein, which yields MNDLRVPLLPSRLRWLAVAVVGGVIFTLSVVVAPPVEPVVRPFDFLPLDKWRHFLAYAAFGGTLAYATSTWRWSTGRLAVFVLGITVAYGVGIEIWQSFLPNRYFGLGDAYANALGAVLASPWFLLRDRLSFVSLSEWASAIVD from the coding sequence ATGAACGACCTTCGCGTCCCGCTGTTGCCGTCGCGGCTCCGGTGGCTCGCCGTCGCCGTGGTGGGCGGTGTGATCTTCACGCTCTCGGTGGTCGTCGCGCCGCCGGTAGAGCCGGTCGTCAGGCCCTTCGATTTCCTCCCGCTGGACAAGTGGCGTCACTTCCTCGCGTACGCCGCCTTCGGTGGGACACTGGCGTACGCCACGAGCACCTGGCGGTGGTCGACCGGTCGGCTCGCGGTGTTCGTCCTCGGGATCACCGTGGCCTACGGCGTCGGCATCGAGATCTGGCAGTCGTTCCTGCCGAACCGCTACTTCGGGCTGGGAGACGCCTACGCCAACGCGCTCGGGGCGGTGCTGGCGAGTCCGTGGTTCCTCCTCCGCGATCGCCTCTCGTTCGTGTCGCTGTCGGAGTGGGCGTCCGCGATCGTCGACTGA
- a CDS encoding NAD-dependent epimerase/dehydratase family protein, translating into MDVLVIGGTGLISTGVSRQLVEAGHDVTCFTRGETDAELPDAVSFVHGDRDDDAALKRARDAVEPDCVIDMVCFAPAQAEAAVEIFAGIEQYVFCSTVDVYHRPLATNPVTEDAAREPAVSEYGADKAACEDRFLAAHDEGAFAATVLRPWSTYGEGGPVLHTLGVGTYYVDRIRKGKPIVVHGDGQSLWGPCYRDDVAAAFVAAVGNGDAYGECYHVTSEEVITWNQYHRTVADALDAPEPELVHIPTDALVEAAPDRTAMLLDHFQFSTVFDNSKARRDLDFEYTVTFEEGVGRTVERLDAEDRIEPWDSETDDALIDAWRDATADFRASFERS; encoded by the coding sequence ATGGACGTACTCGTCATCGGCGGCACCGGACTGATCAGCACGGGCGTCTCGCGCCAGCTCGTCGAGGCCGGCCACGACGTGACCTGTTTCACTCGCGGGGAGACCGACGCCGAGTTGCCGGACGCGGTGTCGTTCGTCCACGGGGACCGCGACGACGACGCCGCCCTGAAACGCGCTCGCGACGCGGTCGAGCCCGACTGCGTGATCGACATGGTCTGTTTCGCCCCCGCACAGGCCGAGGCCGCCGTCGAGATCTTCGCGGGGATCGAGCAGTACGTCTTCTGCTCGACGGTCGACGTGTACCACCGCCCGCTGGCGACCAACCCCGTCACGGAAGACGCCGCCCGCGAGCCGGCCGTCAGCGAGTACGGCGCGGACAAGGCCGCCTGCGAGGACCGCTTCCTGGCCGCCCACGACGAGGGCGCGTTCGCCGCCACCGTGCTCCGCCCGTGGAGCACCTACGGCGAGGGCGGGCCGGTGCTGCACACGCTCGGCGTCGGCACCTACTACGTCGACCGGATCCGGAAGGGCAAGCCGATCGTCGTCCACGGCGACGGCCAGTCGCTGTGGGGACCGTGCTACCGCGACGACGTGGCCGCGGCGTTCGTCGCCGCCGTCGGCAACGGAGACGCCTACGGCGAATGCTACCACGTCACCAGCGAGGAGGTGATCACCTGGAACCAGTACCACCGGACCGTCGCCGACGCGCTGGACGCTCCCGAGCCAGAACTGGTCCACATCCCCACTGACGCGCTCGTCGAGGCCGCCCCGGACCGCACGGCGATGCTGCTCGATCACTTCCAGTTCTCGACGGTCTTCGACAACAGCAAGGCGAGACGGGACCTGGACTTCGAGTACACCGTCACCTTCGAGGAAGGGGTTGGTCGTACCGTCGAGCGACTCGACGCCGAGGACCGGATCGAACCATGGGACAGCGAGACCGACGACGCGCTGATCGACGCGTGGCGCGACGCCACCGCCGACTTTCGGGCCTCGTTCGAACGGTCGTGA
- a CDS encoding dihydrofolate reductase, with product MEIIAVAAVGENGVIGSGDELPWHLPHESRRYRERVADDTVVLGRKTFEMFEELPGARQLVLSRSERSFEAETATHAASVDAAIDLARERGDPVLYVLGGAGVYEAFLPRYDRMLLSRVDGEYEGDATFPAFDREAWTLVDETPYDGYTLETWEPAA from the coding sequence ATGGAGATCATCGCAGTCGCGGCGGTCGGCGAAAACGGCGTCATCGGCAGCGGTGACGAACTGCCCTGGCACCTCCCCCACGAGTCCCGGCGCTACCGCGAGCGAGTCGCCGACGACACCGTCGTGCTCGGCCGCAAGACCTTCGAGATGTTCGAGGAACTGCCCGGCGCGCGACAGCTCGTGTTGAGTCGGAGCGAGCGCTCCTTCGAGGCCGAGACGGCGACTCACGCGGCGAGCGTGGACGCGGCGATCGATCTCGCCCGCGAGCGCGGCGATCCGGTGCTGTACGTGCTGGGCGGTGCCGGAGTCTACGAGGCGTTCCTGCCACGGTACGACCGGATGTTGCTGAGCCGCGTCGACGGCGAGTACGAGGGCGACGCGACGTTCCCGGCGTTCGACCGCGAGGCGTGGACACTCGTCGACGAGACGCCGTACGACGGGTACACGCTCGAAACGTGGGAACCCGCGGCGTGA